AACTACTTGAGACTTTACTTTCCATTGATCCCTCCAAGCGTGGGACTGCCTCCTCTGCACTCACGTCTGAGGTGAATCTTTATGCATtttgttcttcttcctttttcaatAAGATTTATCTTTACCATAAAGAATGAATCTTCACTAGTTAACTATGAGGATGGTGTTCCATGAGTATTTTTCATAGTTGTTATTCTGAAACTGCTGTTTTATTAGGACGCATACTGGCTTTTGGCTATTGCACGTAAGTACGTTTCTGATTCTATGTTTCATGTTGGACATTTTGTAGTATTTCAGCACCAAGCCATATGCCTGTGATCCATCACTCATGCCAAAGTATCCACCAAGCAAAGAAATGGATGCTAGAAATAGGGAAGAAGCGAGCAGGTATATATAATTTCTCAGTTTTCTTCTATACATTATGGCAAAGCTATATTACACTTGGCTTTTTCTCCTGCTTTGactcttatttataaatttagttattattagtACTACTATAGGGAATGTAAATTAAAGGTTGCATCATCTTCGAAAAGGCCAAGGCCTAAATTTTGGTCACATTCGCGTATATCAAAACCTTATACTGGAGAATTAGCATTCATTATTCATTTAAATCATTCACCAGGTCCAAACTTGAGTATCTTAACCACcgaattatttaaaatggataCTCTTCCTAATCATGGTTTCTATTGAAACAACATGCTTAATTTATTTCCAATTTCTGTGACTGAATTCTGTCTTGTACACAGGAAAAAGACTTTAGGTAAAGGGAGAGAGGCTGTAACTTCAAAAAGGAATAGACGAGTCCACAAAGTTTCCCATGACCATATAAATTTCAACAAACCAGCTTGGAAAGAGGTGCTCTTGCTTTCAGTAACAGTGCCACgcttcttgaagaaaataactattttttattcacttcTCTTTCTTGTTTGTGAAGGAAATGCAGAATAGTTCTCAAAATATTGGCACAGGGGATGATGGTTGGGCACATGTTGCAAAAGTTAAAATAGGAGCTTTGCATAAAGAGCAACCAAAGGCTTCATGTGATGGAAAGTCTGAGGCTGCCCAAGTGGTGGATGGTTGCAATGGAAACAGTGTATACGCTGGACCAGCACCAGTCTCAGCATCCAGTGGTTTTACATGGGCTAAAAGGAGAAAACCAGAAGCTTCATCCATATTGTCTGATGGTTCAAGAAGCAAAATCAGTGCTCTGGATCCAATCTTTGTAAAAGGCAAATGTGATTTAACAAAACATGAGATAGAAGTTTCAGAAAGGAAACATGGTTTCAACACAAGACATCAGGACAGGATTTTCAGCCATGTATTACCAATATACCAGGCTCCTCGCTTTCAACAAAAATCATTCGATTTAGCTGATAAATACAACTCAAATTATTTCATGGAATTTGATTTCACAGATAAATTGGATACTCTGTTTGATCAGGTAAGTTTGAAATCCTCAGTCGAATTATGATCAAACAAAACCATAGGTTATCATTGTTGATAATGGACAATGTATATGCCACTTTTTATAACATTAACAATGTCAGGTTTGGTAACTAATACTTCATAtgtgttttttcattaataggTGGACATAATCATTTCTAATggatttacttttttttttactaattagTGGTTCAAAAACTTCCCTTGCTATAGTATAACTTAATTCTCCAAATATCAGTAACATCACAATGATTTCCAAATGATAAttttagtccttaaactatTAATTTGGTCCTAGCGAATAGTAGCTTTGAACTATTTTGATGTCTACAAATTAACACCAGAGAAGCAATTTGGTCTAATAATCTTTGGTAAACTAAATTAttgttcttttattaatttacttacTGTTCATAGAAATTCTTGTTTAGTAGTGTTGTTTTCACCGAGTGTTGGTTATATATGAAATCTTGATATGAATCAAAATACGTATGTACTGCTCTATTTTAATCAGGTTGCATCTTATTTTATGTGCCAAATATTTACAGGACCACAGAAAATATGGTGAGCCTGTGAAGTTATCAGCGGCAAAAATGATTTCATCAAATAAAAAGGACGAGTTGTTGCAGCGGAATGATATGCGTCAATCTCTTCGTATGTCAACATCGGGAAGAGGTAAAGAGACTACTTTTATCTAGGGTGATGTTACACAAGAAACAAACATATTTCACCTCCATGCATGCTCAACATAATGTTGCAGTATacatttttctttggtctgtAACTGCAGTTTTAAGGGTAAATCAGAAgttgtttaaaacaaaatttcaatataGCTCGTTATGAATACCAGCATATGAATTTGTGTATTACAGACCAATGACACAAGGATCGATGGAGAGGATTAATCCCACATCTTCAAGGGCTGCATGGCTAAGAAAACATTGTGGCCATTGATGATATCCTTAATGGATATCTGAACCATTATAACTTGTACTTCAGCTCTCTTGATTTGTTCTTTACAGAGTTAAGTGTACATATAGGACTAACTCTGAATTATACATAGGATTACAGTAACAAATTGCAGCTCCCAAGTGTTGGGTGATATGCTTAATGAAAAGTTAACTTTTCTAAGAATTCTTTTACCTTGGTGGCCATCTACTACATgtgttcatttatttatttcatcatgTTCTTTCAACCCTTGTATATGCTGCATTACAGATATTGAAAActtgaaaagagagagaaatataaaagtattattctaaaaatactcTTGCAAATAGGCAATACAAAGTACTCCAATGAAGTTATACCAAAGCAATATTCTATATTTCTGCTTTGTTGATTTAAAAGTACTTAAGGATGAGATAAACCacaatttccttttttattgtctttgtGGTTCTAACACTTACATATATTGTAGGAGATTACTTCGTGCATTCTTTATGAAATcgaaaatgtattaaaaaatttctgGATTACAGTTTCCAGAAatattctaaaagaaaatattttaactattcaGGATTATTCATTCTATAACAACTTCATTCACCATGTCCTCTTGGCTACAAAAAACACATTAACGGTGTGGCCATACTTGTTGGAATTTGTCTTCACTGACGACATCATTGTTGGCACGAAGCACATTGGCGTGGCGTATGTACAAAGGTTTCGTAGGAAATTGCTTCGGTCACCATTGCAGTTTTGATACAACTTAAACTCAAAATATCAGTAGGTTATTGACCATGTAGATGATGTTCTCAATCGCAATGCCAAGAAAATCATTCAGGAAACTAAAACTGAATGTTTTCTCTGACATGCGTGAGCCGACATATCTTTTTGCAGAACGTGTAACCCATGTACTTATTTGAAACATTCTAGATTTATATTCTAGAAGATGTACAGATTTTACaaggttatttttattatgaaattgcAAGCCTCAATAGTAATGTCATCAGTTTATGGTCATCTCAATAAGCTTGGAATTGGGTCAATGAACATGTGGTGaaaggataaaatatttttattgtaaaagaaaacatttatcatataaaaagCATAGAAGTTATTGAATGTTAATTTGTTTactaatttaaaacatttaatggtATAAATTTACTGCTTGCACTCTCTGTTTATGATTACAAGTTTTAAAAGGTTATGAATTCGTAGAAAAATGTCACTAAAAAAATACTGTAGAAACAGGACCGTGTCACTATCGAAGattgaagttattttatatGAACATTGGTAATGACTATGTATtatgaaaaatgttgtttcaCTGTTTGCTGAATAATATTATCAGTGTGTGTTCCACTATCAACTGAGACAGTAACTTGACATCAAGCACCAATATCTTTCTTTTCTGACCCTTTCACTCATACTCCAATTATATCAGTAATTGCAAAAACTTATGTGTCACAACTAACACATCCTATATCTATCCTCATCAATAAATAATCCAAAGAAAGTGGACAATTACTACAATTCCTGGGGTCAGAAAAGAAATCACCTATATGCCTTTATCTGTTTTTAATTATCACTcagtataatttaattaataaaataaagaatttaatcTGCTCGCTGTTTAAATTCTCTTTTGCTGTCAGAATTTCTGTGCTATCCAAAATCCTAGTTGATGGCCTCTTACAGTCTAAATTTGGAGGAACTTTCAAAAAAGTTCAGATCATAAAATACAAGTTTTCACCTTATAATATCTTAACTAATAGAAGTGACAAGTTGcatgataaagaaaaatattctattttatcatGTGTAAAGGCTATATAAAACTAAGGAAATGAAGTAACAAAAAACCACTAAAACAGTCAagacaacaaaatttaatactAGTGATAGATCGTCTAGTTAATCTTAACCCTACCAGACGCTTTCTAGTATAGActgtgtttttatgtttttcaccAAATGATCATGATTTTAGGCCGAATACACCACTCTaaaagaataattgtgtttgaGAAAATAGATTATACTAGTATATCAATATTCTGTATCTAACTATGCACCTGAATTGCCAGCATTTTTTTGTCAATCACAGTGTTATATTTGTTTCcgtatacattttattttaaatctgtGTCAACACTAAAACCAATGGTAGAGCTCTGCTCACCATCCTCGTATTATTGATATTGTAGAATATAAGAGAATATTGCTGCACTAACACATGCACCCACTTGaagagacagagagagagaggaatATTTCACTTAACTTTATTCAATTGATGCTATATTATGACTCTTACAAGTGGTGGCATATTTGTAGGCATAATTTTCTTATcaaataatgagaaaataatccagacaatataaaataacattgtaAATCAATTTGttaacttttgtaataagtacttaataaaatattacccTACTATGCTTTCTTATTGATTTCCGTGAAGaaattaaactcaaataatGTAAAACATATATAAGAACTTAGTAATGAAGTAAATTTAGTTTCCAATAATGAGAAAAATTATGCAATAAGGACAATAAAATATGAGACAATAATATAGGTGAGACAGCTACGAGAATCTTTACCGAAACTCTTGAATGCATATTTGTGATATTTAAAGAACACGTTAATATTAAATGCTGCCGTACATAAAGCAAATGTTTTGCACTTGCAAAAGCAATAATAAGTGAGCAGTATTAATTAATCAGtggattttaaatctaattcttAGATAATTTATTTAGGATTAGACATTAACGATCGATTTAGGATTAGACATTAACGGTGGTATGAGTTTGACAGTAATGTGATGATAATCTCGACGATAGTATGATAATATGAAACatccaacaaataacaaattttgttataataaacttttaatgattctgatattatttttaaaaatgaatctaatttaattttacaaaattaacttgAAATGCAAAACtaatttgaaagatgaagtttatattattatatattataaatttatcttattttagtTGAAGTAGAATTTTGAACATATAACACATAGGAGAAACATCTATTTGAAACATTTGTCCTTTCCATAATGCAATGACTTTCACTTGTGTACAGGTTACATTACaatagttaatcaagaaacacTTCTACCTTTCATTCATGTGGCAAAACATGTTAATCATCCtctaaatttcttttcctgGAATGTACATTTGAACAAAAAACATAACCGCAGGAGTTGCATCCGACTTAAACAAGTTGACTCCCACTTTTCCTAGACCGAGGAATTATACAAAAGTAGCTAATACATACATATGTTTATTTATACTGTTGAATGCTATTCCCTCCAATCAACTGAAAACCCTTAGCATTCACCGTCAATAGTCATTAGCATGGGTATTTGACCACTGTCATTGAGATCAATCTTGTTCAATCTAAGGCAGCACAATACTTTCTCTGGAAGCTCTTCTTGTTTCTGTGCCTGTATTAGGAATTTAGAGATTGTCAATCTTAGTCGAAGGCTAACTCTATATAATGCTGCTGAAAAAAGGGTTGCACTTCTCATAATAgaatattcaaattcaatttgacCTTCATGCATTTTGATTATTAAATGTTACTAAAATAATTCTCCCTAGAATGGATGAGAAACGAGTCCAGATTCTCTGCTGAGTTTTATTACCGTCTCTCTGCTTGAGTCTTCAAAATACACTGATGTTGGTATATCAAAAAAGTTTTCAATATAtcttaaaacatcaaaatcagtGTCCATCATTATATTTTGAAGACTTAAATAGCACAAAAATCTCAGCAGGGTATCCAGGTTCGTGAGaaacaacaaatattgttaAGCATAGGAATTTATATGCATGTCATACCAGAGGCTAGGAAGGGTTGATCTGTTTTTGAATTGAAAACTGGTGAGGGAAATGTTGGCTGGTTATTTGTAGTCATAGaaagtttaaaagttaaatcttttattttgatgatgatggatGCCAAATATTATATCTAAGAATGCCAGAGTATGCAAACATGATACAATACCTGAATGGTTAGGCCTAAATCAAGAATACCCTCTTTCAAACGACCCCTAAATGCATCAAGTCCTTTCCTTGATATGTAGCTAAATCGATGAATGTCCAGATCAATCTCAAAGTAATTAGGACCCTGTTAGGATACCCAAACGTCTCATAAGTCATGACAAAAAAAGAACAGAAACTTTGGAAAAAAGGGATCACGTTAGTTAAAACATCATAAATTTGTATGTTTTGATACTTTTTTGTATAATATGGTagaaatatgattatttttaaactttgctGTACCTTGTAAAAGTTGTGCTGTGGGCGTGAGAGTACAGGTTTTCCGTTATAAGCATTTACTAGTTTCTTTTCAGCAGAACTCAAATCCATATCCTCTGAATTGACGAGTCCTACCATGATCTTTAGCCTTTCTCTAAAAGCAACACTACTTTCTTTTGCAAATCCTTTTACCTTTTCTGTCTCATCCTCAACTAATTTCTACAGCataaacaaaaaacatgaaCCATGTTAGTAATATGGATTGTTACGTATTAAAATATAGTATGTTGTGTCGGACTCAGTTTAAATATGTAACCCAAATGAACAGAgagaaacaatattttaacaacacTTCCATATAGTGTCTTGAAGAACTGCTGGCACAAAGTATGTGCAGCAATTAGCAGCAATGCTTAAGAATGGGTTAAAAGGGGAGCAACTGTACAGAAGCCTTAAAAAAACTGGTGTAATCACATCACAATGACTCAAGCAGTCCAATATTTAAAAACTGTAGGAGTTAAAATAAACCTTTCAAATTCTAAAATCTAGATCCTCCAGAATTTCTTATTTGATCaattaaatgatttaaatatGGACATCTTAGAACAATAACCTAACCTACAACATGTGACCCTTAATGATGTCTAAGAGTCAAAAGTATAGGAAACAATATTGTAAATCCAACTGAAACAAAATGACGTGAAAAGGAGAACTATATACTTAGGTTACTTGGTAACATAAATTGACTAAAATGAAAATGGTTTAGAATGGGATAATAGCAGTGAACAATATATTTACCATAATGCTTTCCTGAAACTGGGAAGAAATCTGTTCATCAAGAGTCTCAGAAGCTTTGAAATACAATACAAGACTCATCCCTTCTCCATCACTATCACCAAGGAACATTGCAGCTGGATATGTAGGCAACTGCCACAAAGCGCAGAAGATTGTATGATGTATGTGAAACCAAttgttaaaaagtgaatttaaacctaactcattgtgatgtattatttcagatattaatgtaatatatatatatatatatatatatatatatatatatatatatatatatatatatatatatatatatatatatatatatatatatatatatatatatataaaggtcTTATGACTCCTCGTATATTGAAGGAATGAtatctgcacaaattataatagaatatttgaagTATCTTAACACCAAATCATATGCCAACACTAGTACTGAATTTTCTTAATGTTGTTGAACTAAACACCAAAAAACTATACCTGGATATTTACGACAAGGAGTTGAGGAAAATTTCCTTTGGTCTTCACATTGGGAAGCTCAAGATGTCGAGCAATATGATGTATTTTTCTTCGACAGACAAATAGATCAACGCCAATAGGAGTATAAGGACTGTGATTCGGTGCAGGGGACTTTTGCTTATCTCTACAAAGAGAATGGTCAGACAATTATATTTTCACGGAACTAAAACTGGTTATATCTGCATATAATGGAAACAAGATGCAAGGAAGTTTAACAGCATACTTGAAATAGTTTTCACTTCGAAGATGAAATGTTGAGGGCGGAATTTCTGACCAACAACCAGGAGATGGCTTTTCTCCATTCTGGCATGGAATTGTGTGCCCTGCTCTCGGTCGCACAAAGTATCTTTTTGAACGACCTTACATTCAAATACAATATTAAGGAGCTTAATTAGCATAATCCCAAAGGAACCAATGCAGTGTTAGAAAAGGACCATTGTTCTGTTAAATTTGATCACTTACTGATATATTCATTTGCATCGTCTACATCACAGGACCTTCGTTTGAAAGAAAGCTTGAAGATATGTGACAGTCGTTTGCTTTGCCGATTCAGTGTTTTGTCATTGAAACTGTATGAGGGTGTCATCCGAAGAAGGCCTGATTTCCGTGCACTCTCTGGAGTTTTCTCTTCCAAACCATGTTTGTATTCCTTTATACCTTTGAAGCTTCCCTGAGTCTTGCTTAAGCGAGACATTCCACGACCTGGTGTACTCACAAGGCCAAAACCACTTTCATCTCTTCCCTTTAATTTGTCTTGATTGCTTCCATTAACTTTAAGATAGCTTTCATGATATTCTTCATACTGACACCTGGAATCTGTAAAACGTGATGATCTTCCATACTTGAGCACTTGACCACATGGGATGTTTCCAACTGTGCCGGATACTATTGGAAAACCATCTGCATAGAAATCTGCAACCCAAGGTaagaaaagtaaagaaagaaacaacaatCTATACGGCGCAAACATAAtgacataataataatatcctTTCTTAGAGGCTTGAATTTCTGTTTACGTGGTTCAGTAATTGCTTATGTtgttgggtatcagtcatacaacacaagcacacacaactaaaattaaagatgagaaaatttataactaacacaagaCCAAGTGCAaggtcaagaaaaatatttattaaatagaaGAGATTACAACACCCTCTCTTTAGAGCAAGGAGGATACAAGTAATTTTTGGTGCATCTTACACCTTCCcttacacctctatttatatgcaAATGAGGGAGGGAAGTCTTTGCCCACTTTAGATGTGAGACTTCTAAGACAAACTTCTAACAATTCTCCCACTTGAAGATTTGATTGAATCAATCATGTCTTCACAATACTTTGTCTTCCTTGTCAGTTTCATGCTACGTTGCTGATAGACCATAAGAGGATCTACTCCATACAAACTTGTCAGTATTGACCGGCTTTGTCATAACATCTGCTAGGTTATCTTTGGTACAGATCTTTTCCAAATCTACATCTCCTTTCTCTACTACTTCTCGGACAAAATGATATTGAACCCCTATATGCTTTGTCCTGGAATTTAAGGCTGGATTTCTTGCAATGTGCAAAGCACTCTGACTGTCACAATATACagtaattttgttttgcttgtgCCCGAGTTCTTCCAATAACCTTTGAATCCAGATTGCTTCTTTGCATGCTTGAGTAGCTGCCATGTATTCAGCTTCTGTGGTGGATAGAGCTACAACAGTTTGTAGTTTAGATAACCAGCTTACCACCCCTCCTGCAAGTTTAAACACATAGCCTGTAgtagattttcttttatcaagatCACCTACATAATCTGAGTCGATATAACCTCTGACAATAAATTCTGATCCTCCAAAACATAACGCAACATCTGAGGTTCCTTTGATGTATCTAAGGACCCTCTTAACAGCATTCCAATGCTCTTCACCAGGATTTGCCATAAATCTACTAACCGCTCCCACTGCATGtgcaatgtctggtcttgtaCAAATCATGGCATACATTAGGCTTCCCACTGCTGATGCATACGGAACTCGAGACATTTCCATCCTCTCTGCTTCATTGCTAGGACACATACTTGaggataatttataattaacagGAAGTGGGGTAGAAGTTGGCTTGCAATCTTGCATGTTGAAGCGCCGCAAGACCTTTCGAAAATAATTCTTTTGTGAAAGCCAAATCTTCCTGGTTTTTCTGTCTCGGTGAATTTGCATCCCTAAAATCTTGTTTGCAGGTCCCAAGTCCTTCATATCAAATTCCCTAGCCAATTGTGCCTTCAATTCTTGGACTCGAACTTTGTTGGAGCCTACCACCAACATGTCATCCACGTATAACAGCAAAATGATGAAATCATTATCCTCAAACCTCTTGTAGTACGTACAATGGTCTGAACTTAATCTGTTGTATCTGAGGCTAATAATGAAAGAATCAAATCTCTTATACCAACACCTTGGCGCCTGCTTTAAACCGTACAGAGATTTGGTCAACCTACAAACCAAGTTTTCTTTGCCTTGTTCTTCAAAACCTTCTGGTTGGAgcatatatatttcttcttcaagttctccATGAAGAAAAGCAGTCTTTACATCTAACTGTTCCAGATGTAAATCATCTACAGCACACATTGCCAGCACTATTCTGATAGTGGTAAGTCTAACAACTGGTGAGAATATCTCGTTAAAATCAAGACCTTCTTTCTGAGCATATCCTTTGACCACCAGTCTTGCACGATATCGCTCCACTTGTTCATTGTCATCTCGTTTgattttgtatacccatttgTTTCCAATTGCTTTTCGACCTTTTGGAAGTTCAACAAGTTCCCATGTTTCGTTCCTATGTAAGGCTTCTATTTCTTCATGCATTGCTGTCATCCATTGAGAAACATCTGAACTCCTTAACGCTTCTTGAAAGGTTGAAGGTTCTCCTTCTTCAGTTAAGAGACAGTACGCATCATGGTTTGCCATAACATAGTCTGAGTGCCAAGATGGTTTCTTCATCAGACGTGTTGTTCGTCGAGCATCTTCATCATTGACCTCATTTGGTTCTTGTTCATCGTGCTCTAGTTCTACTTCAGAGGAATCATTATCTTTTGACTTTTCCTCTATCTGTACTGAAGTAATATCTATTGGTGTGCTGACATTTTTCTGCTCACTTTGCAATTTTTCTGCAAAAACTACATCCTTGCTAACAATAATCTTGTGGGCAGTGGGATCCCACAAGCGATACCCCTTAACATTGTCAGCATAACCCAAGAATATACATTTCCTGGATTTTGGATCCAACTTTGTTCTTTCTTGGGAGTTGTACATCACGTACACAGGACAACCAAATACATGCAGAGAAAAGTAATCAGCTGGTTTTCCTTTCCACATTTCCATTGGTGTCTTTACACCAATTGTTGTTGATGGCGAGCGATTTATCAAATAGCAAGCAGTTTTGACTGCTTCTGCCCAGAAGGACTTGGCTAA
This sequence is a window from Vigna angularis cultivar LongXiaoDou No.4 chromosome 2, ASM1680809v1, whole genome shotgun sequence. Protein-coding genes within it:
- the LOC108327053 gene encoding uncharacterized protein LOC108327053 isoform X1, with amino-acid sequence MGGCVSVPSNAIKGPRNLRRRITRRRQKISSSMPIPIPDDIILQRSGSAGGRVTDYSVSEFVHMDFENGATTACRRSEVSNSVFHLTQLQWQLSQYDNDANLVSQEETYFDSLSILESDSDEDFNSVHGDFYADGFPIVSGTVGNIPCGQVLKYGRSSRFTDSRCQYEEYHESYLKVNGSNQDKLKGRDESGFGLVSTPGRGMSRLSKTQGSFKGIKEYKHGLEEKTPESARKSGLLRMTPSYSFNDKTLNRQSKRLSHIFKLSFKRRSCDVDDANEYISRSKRYFVRPRAGHTIPCQNGEKPSPGCWSEIPPSTFHLRSENYFKDKQKSPAPNHSPYTPIGVDLFVCRRKIHHIARHLELPNVKTKGNFPQLLVVNIQLPTYPAAMFLGDSDGEGMSLVLYFKASETLDEQISSQFQESIMKLVEDETEKVKGFAKESSVAFRERLKIMVGLVNSEDMDLSSAEKKLVNAYNGKPVLSRPQHNFYKGPNYFEIDLDIHRFSYISRKGLDAFRGRLKEGILDLGLTIQAQKQEELPEKVLCCLRLNKIDLNDSGQIPMLMTIDGEC
- the LOC108327053 gene encoding uncharacterized protein LOC108327053 isoform X5 gives rise to the protein MGGCVSVPSNAIKGPRNLRRRITRRRQKISSSMPIPIPDDIILQRSGSAGGRVTDYSLQWQLSQYDNDANLSQEETYFDSLSILESDSDEDFNSVHGDFYADGFPIVSGTVGNIPCGQVLKYGRSSRFTDSRCQYEEYHESYLKVNGSNQDKLKGRDESGFGLVSTPGRGMSRLSKTQGSFKGIKEYKHGLEEKTPESARKSGLLRMTPSYSFNDKTLNRQSKRLSHIFKLSFKRRSCDVDDANEYISRSKRYFVRPRAGHTIPCQNGEKPSPGCWSEIPPSTFHLRSENYFKDKQKSPAPNHSPYTPIGVDLFVCRRKIHHIARHLELPNVKTKGNFPQLLVVNIQLPTYPAAMFLGDSDGEGMSLVLYFKASETLDEQISSQFQESIMKLVEDETEKVKGFAKESSVAFRERLKIMVGLVNSEDMDLSSAEKKLVNAYNGKPVLSRPQHNFYKGPNYFEIDLDIHRFSYISRKGLDAFRGRLKEGILDLGLTIQAQKQEELPEKVLCCLRLNKIDLNDSGQIPMLMTIDGEC
- the LOC108327053 gene encoding uncharacterized protein LOC108327053 isoform X4, translating into MGGCVSVPSNAIKGPRNLRRRITRRRQKISSSMPIPIPDDIILQRSGSAGGRVTDYSLQWQLSQYDNDANLVSQEETYFDSLSILESDSDEDFNSVHGDFYADGFPIVSGTVGNIPCGQVLKYGRSSRFTDSRCQYEEYHESYLKVNGSNQDKLKGRDESGFGLVSTPGRGMSRLSKTQGSFKGIKEYKHGLEEKTPESARKSGLLRMTPSYSFNDKTLNRQSKRLSHIFKLSFKRRSCDVDDANEYISRSKRYFVRPRAGHTIPCQNGEKPSPGCWSEIPPSTFHLRSENYFKDKQKSPAPNHSPYTPIGVDLFVCRRKIHHIARHLELPNVKTKGNFPQLLVVNIQLPTYPAAMFLGDSDGEGMSLVLYFKASETLDEQISSQFQESIMKLVEDETEKVKGFAKESSVAFRERLKIMVGLVNSEDMDLSSAEKKLVNAYNGKPVLSRPQHNFYKGPNYFEIDLDIHRFSYISRKGLDAFRGRLKEGILDLGLTIQAQKQEELPEKVLCCLRLNKIDLNDSGQIPMLMTIDGEC
- the LOC108327053 gene encoding uncharacterized protein LOC108327053 isoform X3; protein product: MGGCVSVPSNAIKGPRNLRRRITRRRQKISSSMPIPIPDDIILQRSGSAGGRVTDYSVSEFVHMDFENGATTACRRSEVSNSVFHLTQLQWQLSQYDNDANLVSQEETYFDSLSILESDSDEDFNSVHGDGFPIVSGTVGNIPCGQVLKYGRSSRFTDSRCQYEEYHESYLKVNGSNQDKLKGRDESGFGLVSTPGRGMSRLSKTQGSFKGIKEYKHGLEEKTPESARKSGLLRMTPSYSFNDKTLNRQSKRLSHIFKLSFKRRSCDVDDANEYISRSKRYFVRPRAGHTIPCQNGEKPSPGCWSEIPPSTFHLRSENYFKDKQKSPAPNHSPYTPIGVDLFVCRRKIHHIARHLELPNVKTKGNFPQLLVVNIQLPTYPAAMFLGDSDGEGMSLVLYFKASETLDEQISSQFQESIMKLVEDETEKVKGFAKESSVAFRERLKIMVGLVNSEDMDLSSAEKKLVNAYNGKPVLSRPQHNFYKGPNYFEIDLDIHRFSYISRKGLDAFRGRLKEGILDLGLTIQAQKQEELPEKVLCCLRLNKIDLNDSGQIPMLMTIDGEC
- the LOC108327053 gene encoding uncharacterized protein LOC108327053 isoform X2; translation: MGGCVSVPSNAIKGPRNLRRRITRRRQKISSSMPIPIPDDIILQRSGSAGGRVTDYSVSEFVHMDFENGATTACRRSEVSNSVFHLTQLQWQLSQYDNDANLSQEETYFDSLSILESDSDEDFNSVHGDFYADGFPIVSGTVGNIPCGQVLKYGRSSRFTDSRCQYEEYHESYLKVNGSNQDKLKGRDESGFGLVSTPGRGMSRLSKTQGSFKGIKEYKHGLEEKTPESARKSGLLRMTPSYSFNDKTLNRQSKRLSHIFKLSFKRRSCDVDDANEYISRSKRYFVRPRAGHTIPCQNGEKPSPGCWSEIPPSTFHLRSENYFKDKQKSPAPNHSPYTPIGVDLFVCRRKIHHIARHLELPNVKTKGNFPQLLVVNIQLPTYPAAMFLGDSDGEGMSLVLYFKASETLDEQISSQFQESIMKLVEDETEKVKGFAKESSVAFRERLKIMVGLVNSEDMDLSSAEKKLVNAYNGKPVLSRPQHNFYKGPNYFEIDLDIHRFSYISRKGLDAFRGRLKEGILDLGLTIQAQKQEELPEKVLCCLRLNKIDLNDSGQIPMLMTIDGEC